From Acidobacteriota bacterium, a single genomic window includes:
- the rplU gene encoding 50S ribosomal protein L21, with protein MNYAIVEIGGTQHRVAPGDTIKVQRLAAEAGGNITLQKVLLVQSGETMKVGAPYVAGAEVTATVLGEKKARKILVFKKKRRKQYRRLNGHRQILTSLQIQEIRSGS; from the coding sequence ATGAACTACGCAATCGTCGAGATCGGCGGGACGCAGCACCGGGTCGCCCCGGGCGACACCATCAAGGTGCAGCGCCTGGCGGCCGAAGCGGGCGGCAACATCACGCTCCAGAAAGTCCTGCTGGTGCAGTCAGGCGAGACGATGAAGGTCGGCGCGCCGTACGTCGCGGGAGCCGAGGTCACGGCCACGGTCCTCGGCGAGAAGAAGGCGCGCAAGATTCTTGTTTTCAAGAAGAAGCGCCGCAAGCAGTACCGGCGACTCAACGGCCACCGCCAGATCCTCACCTCGCTCCAAATCCAGGAAATCCGCTCGGGGAGTTGA
- a CDS encoding TlpA family protein disulfide reductase produces MATYNPGLMRATAVTVRVFGLLAALLILSGHATPVASPDAPPSTGRESSRDSATSVPEAALAPASPADTRASEGIAFPPIKVSALLPGADAPATLDLAADLGQRTIVFAYFLPGYQVSEGILADVRDFVRSGPGKKVALYAVTRVAAGQPVAEMTGRLKALRLDVPVILDQDARVQRTLGVAIVPAISLVDSKGVFCFTGASSLKQEVFKGIAVKEAILMSSRGEDPPAVFGMERYYPVADFIGSKLPDISLPEFGTAKSVSLTSFVGPGHVTAIFYWGPHCDYSRHIMPQIVLAQKTYHPKYLNVVSVATLKEGATAEDLRKYEDEAGIGFPVLEDAGRAFTSKLRVVSTPTLIIVRPDGVIDSVYNSDKPNFFAVLSTKVNTLAVKAGAAKPR; encoded by the coding sequence ATGGCAACCTATAATCCCGGCCTCATGCGGGCGACGGCGGTGACGGTTCGGGTCTTCGGGTTGCTCGCCGCGCTCCTCATCCTTTCCGGCCACGCGACTCCTGTAGCCTCTCCCGACGCCCCCCCTTCCACGGGGCGCGAGTCCTCGCGGGACAGCGCGACGTCCGTCCCCGAGGCCGCGCTGGCGCCGGCGAGCCCGGCGGACACGAGGGCGTCGGAGGGGATCGCGTTTCCCCCCATCAAGGTCAGCGCGCTCCTCCCCGGGGCCGACGCTCCCGCCACGCTCGATCTCGCGGCCGATCTCGGGCAACGGACCATCGTCTTCGCCTACTTCCTCCCGGGGTACCAGGTCTCTGAGGGGATTCTCGCCGATGTCCGGGACTTCGTGAGGTCGGGTCCGGGGAAGAAGGTCGCGCTCTACGCGGTGACGCGGGTCGCCGCCGGGCAGCCGGTGGCCGAGATGACGGGCAGGCTGAAAGCCCTGAGGCTCGACGTCCCCGTCATCCTCGATCAGGACGCCCGCGTGCAGCGGACGCTGGGTGTGGCGATCGTCCCCGCGATCTCGCTCGTCGATTCCAAGGGGGTCTTCTGCTTCACCGGCGCCTCGTCGCTCAAGCAGGAGGTGTTCAAGGGGATCGCCGTGAAGGAGGCGATCCTGATGTCGTCGCGCGGGGAGGATCCTCCGGCGGTGTTCGGCATGGAGAGGTACTACCCCGTCGCCGATTTCATCGGGTCGAAGCTCCCGGACATCTCGCTTCCGGAGTTCGGCACGGCGAAGAGCGTGAGCCTCACGAGCTTCGTGGGCCCCGGCCACGTCACCGCCATCTTCTACTGGGGGCCGCACTGCGATTACTCGCGCCACATCATGCCGCAGATCGTCCTCGCGCAGAAGACGTACCACCCGAAGTACCTGAACGTCGTGTCGGTCGCGACCCTCAAGGAGGGGGCCACGGCGGAGGACCTGAGGAAATACGAGGACGAGGCGGGGATCGGGTTCCCGGTCCTCGAGGACGCCGGGCGCGCCTTCACCTCGAAGCTGCGGGTGGTCTCGACGCCGACCCTCATCATCGTCCGCCCCGACGGGGTCATCGACAGCGTCTACAACTCGGACAAGCCGAACTTCTTCGCGGTCCTCTCGACGAAGGTCAACACGCTCGCCGTCAAGGCGGGGGCCGCGAAGCCCCGCTGA
- a CDS encoding methyltransferase domain-containing protein, with amino-acid sequence MMRERGSLGVFLDECRKNFSQTGALAPSSRALAAAMAAYVSSMDAPRRLLEVGAGTGVVTGEIIRRMGPYDHLDIYEINPVFADMIEARLAADPEFESGRGRTTLYRKDVLGLPREAAYDVIVSSLPLNNFDPEKVREFLDTFMTHLVPGGVLSYFEYVLVRTVKRCLSTAAERERLRRVGLVTDEFVRRYQIRSEPVLLNLPPAVARHLVRPATRAAAAPRTASSLRPAAAIQ; translated from the coding sequence ATGATGCGGGAGCGTGGCTCGCTCGGCGTCTTCCTCGACGAGTGCCGCAAGAACTTCTCGCAGACCGGGGCGCTCGCCCCGAGCTCGCGGGCGCTCGCCGCCGCGATGGCCGCCTACGTCTCGAGCATGGACGCCCCCCGGCGGCTCCTCGAGGTCGGCGCCGGCACGGGCGTCGTGACCGGCGAGATCATCCGCCGCATGGGACCGTACGATCATCTCGACATCTACGAGATCAACCCCGTCTTCGCCGACATGATCGAGGCGCGCCTCGCCGCAGATCCCGAGTTCGAGTCGGGACGCGGCCGGACGACCCTGTACCGGAAGGACGTGCTGGGCCTGCCGCGCGAGGCCGCCTACGACGTCATCGTGTCGAGCCTGCCGCTGAACAACTTCGACCCGGAGAAGGTCCGCGAGTTCCTCGACACCTTCATGACCCACCTCGTGCCGGGCGGCGTCCTCTCGTACTTCGAGTACGTCCTCGTCCGGACGGTGAAGCGGTGCCTGTCGACGGCCGCAGAGCGCGAGCGCCTGAGGCGGGTCGGCCTGGTGACCGACGAGTTCGTCCGCCGCTACCAGATCCGGAGCGAGCCGGTCCTCCTGAACCTCCCCCCGGCGGTCGCCCGCCACCTCGTCAGGCCGGCCACTCGCGCCGCCGCGGCCCCCCGGACCGCCTCGTCGCTCCGCCCCGCGGCCGCCATCCAGTAA
- a CDS encoding roadblock/LC7 domain-containing protein: protein MPLADTVMYEEEFKQIQDILSRLRQEANARAAFLIDRNGQQIAATGENLETMDSTSLASLTAGNVASTDALAKLIGEKEFSILFHEGEKDNLHISLIGGKIIMVILFDERSSLGLVRLRTRKATGELTAVFEAIDRKQADDRAKGGNAESPFAEITDADIDSLFSS from the coding sequence ATGCCCCTGGCCGACACGGTGATGTATGAAGAGGAGTTCAAGCAGATACAGGACATCCTCAGCCGCCTTCGCCAGGAGGCCAACGCCCGCGCCGCATTCCTGATCGATCGCAACGGACAGCAGATCGCCGCGACCGGGGAGAACCTCGAGACGATGGACTCCACGTCGCTCGCCAGCCTCACGGCCGGAAACGTCGCCTCCACCGACGCGCTCGCGAAGCTGATCGGCGAGAAGGAGTTCTCCATCCTCTTTCACGAGGGGGAGAAGGACAACCTCCACATCTCCCTGATCGGCGGGAAGATCATCATGGTCATCCTCTTCGACGAGCGGTCGTCCCTCGGGCTGGTCCGCCTGCGCACGCGCAAGGCGACGGGCGAGCTGACGGCGGTCTTCGAGGCCATCGACCGCAAGCAGGCCGACGACCGGGCGAAGGGGGGGAACGCCGAGTCACCGTTCGCCGAGATCACCGACGCCGACATCGATTCCCTCTTCTCGTCCTGA
- the dnaX gene encoding DNA polymerase III subunit gamma/tau encodes MTAKASYLALARRYRPASFDDVIGQSAAVSTLKNAVATGRLHHAYLFSGIRGVGKTTAARLFARALNCAKGPTPDPCGECDPCREIASGLSMDVIEIDAASNRGVDDVEPLREAARYAPSRDRYKVFILDEVHMLSNAAFNSLLKILEEPPPRIVWILATTEHRKVPPTVVSRCQHFEFHRVERAEIVACLERIAARESVDVDRAGLEVIAAAAAGSVRDAVSLLDQAIAYAGPKATVDDVRAAIGAIDRRAVLEFLRLVAARDGAGLLERIAALAEGGAEFSQFTSALVSTARDTAMARFTPPGSKALSVTADEEKELRELASSFSDDGLLRVFHALLDLPFAIRNAAQPRFVLEAAALRLARLADLAPIEEVIARLQGGSAPAAGSAPRAGGPAATPSARPAQAAPGALAPPSPAPGATPEAGGFRERLLAAVQSKKMSLRTYLEMARRVALDGDVVEIAFGEKQSFSRDAIETADARATIEAAASEIAGRPVRVRTALEAPGQDEPAPEAAPARRDRLIEAAMKQPEVRMVMETFRGQIVDIQEIS; translated from the coding sequence ATGACGGCGAAGGCCTCCTATCTCGCCCTTGCGCGGCGCTACCGCCCCGCGTCGTTCGACGACGTCATCGGGCAGTCCGCCGCCGTCTCGACGCTGAAGAACGCCGTGGCGACGGGGCGCCTCCACCACGCCTACCTCTTCTCCGGCATCCGGGGCGTCGGCAAGACGACGGCCGCGCGCCTCTTCGCCCGCGCCCTCAACTGCGCGAAGGGGCCGACCCCCGATCCCTGCGGGGAGTGCGACCCGTGCCGGGAGATCGCCTCGGGCCTCTCCATGGACGTCATCGAGATCGACGCCGCGAGCAACCGGGGCGTCGACGACGTGGAGCCGCTGCGCGAGGCCGCGCGCTACGCGCCGTCGAGGGATCGGTACAAGGTCTTCATCCTCGACGAAGTCCACATGCTCTCGAACGCGGCGTTCAACTCGCTCCTCAAGATCCTCGAGGAGCCCCCGCCGCGCATCGTCTGGATCCTCGCGACGACGGAGCACCGGAAGGTACCCCCGACGGTCGTCTCCCGCTGCCAGCACTTCGAGTTCCACAGGGTCGAGCGGGCCGAGATCGTGGCCTGCCTCGAGCGGATTGCCGCGCGCGAGTCGGTCGACGTCGATCGCGCCGGGCTCGAGGTGATCGCCGCCGCCGCCGCGGGGAGCGTCCGGGACGCCGTGAGCCTCCTCGACCAGGCGATCGCGTACGCCGGGCCGAAGGCGACGGTCGACGACGTGCGCGCCGCGATCGGCGCGATCGATCGCCGCGCCGTCCTCGAGTTCCTGAGGCTGGTGGCCGCGCGCGACGGAGCCGGTCTGCTCGAGCGCATCGCCGCCCTCGCCGAGGGGGGGGCCGAGTTCTCGCAGTTCACCTCGGCGCTCGTCTCGACCGCCCGCGACACCGCGATGGCGCGGTTCACCCCGCCGGGGTCGAAGGCCCTGAGCGTCACCGCGGACGAGGAGAAGGAGCTCCGCGAGCTGGCGTCGTCCTTCAGCGACGACGGGCTGCTGCGCGTCTTCCACGCGCTCCTCGACCTGCCGTTCGCGATCCGGAACGCAGCCCAGCCGCGCTTCGTGCTCGAGGCGGCGGCGCTGAGGCTCGCCCGCCTCGCGGACCTCGCGCCGATCGAGGAGGTCATCGCGCGGCTTCAGGGGGGATCCGCCCCGGCGGCGGGGAGCGCCCCGCGAGCCGGCGGTCCGGCCGCTACGCCTTCCGCGCGCCCCGCGCAGGCGGCCCCGGGCGCTCTCGCGCCTCCCTCCCCCGCTCCCGGGGCGACCCCCGAGGCGGGCGGATTTCGCGAGCGACTCCTCGCCGCGGTCCAGTCGAAGAAGATGTCGCTCCGCACCTACCTCGAGATGGCGCGCCGCGTGGCGCTCGACGGCGACGTCGTCGAGATCGCCTTCGGCGAGAAGCAGAGCTTCTCCCGCGACGCGATCGAGACGGCGGACGCACGGGCCACGATCGAGGCGGCGGCGTCGGAGATCGCCGGCCGGCCGGTGCGCGTGCGGACGGCCCTCGAGGCGCCGGGCCAGGACGAGCCGGCGCCCGAGGCCGCTCCGGCCCGGCGCGACCGGCTCATCGAGGCGGCGATGAAACAGCCCGAAGTCCGCATGGTGATGGAGACGTTCCGCGGACAGATCGTGGACATCCAGGAGATCTCGTGA
- a CDS encoding gliding-motility protein MglA yields the protein MTFINYASREINCKLVYYGPGLGGKTTNLQYIYEKTNPDAKGKLISLATETDRTLFFDFLPLELGTIRGFRTRFHLYTVPGQVFYDASRKLILKGCDGVIFVADSQDARMDANVESLKNLVDNLKSAGYDLKAMPYVLQFNKRDLPTALPVEEMTKLLRYKDEEIFEGVAVKGTGVFETLKALAKLVLVELKKTK from the coding sequence ATGACCTTCATCAACTACGCGTCCCGCGAGATCAACTGCAAGCTGGTCTACTACGGCCCCGGCCTCGGCGGGAAGACCACGAACCTCCAGTACATCTACGAGAAGACGAACCCCGACGCGAAGGGAAAGCTGATCTCCCTCGCGACGGAGACCGATCGAACCCTCTTCTTCGACTTCCTCCCGCTCGAGCTGGGGACGATCCGCGGCTTCCGCACCCGGTTCCACCTGTACACGGTCCCCGGGCAGGTCTTCTACGACGCCTCGCGGAAGCTGATCCTCAAGGGATGCGACGGCGTGATCTTCGTCGCCGACTCCCAGGACGCGCGCATGGACGCGAACGTGGAATCGCTGAAGAACCTGGTCGACAACCTCAAGTCCGCCGGCTACGACCTGAAGGCGATGCCGTACGTCCTCCAGTTCAACAAGCGCGACCTCCCCACCGCCCTCCCCGTCGAGGAGATGACGAAGCTCCTCAGGTATAAAGATGAAGAGATCTTCGAGGGGGTGGCCGTCAAAGGGACGGGCGTCTTCGAGACGCTCAAGGCGCTGGCCAAGCTGGTGCTGGTGGAGCTGAAGAAGACCAAGTGA
- the recR gene encoding recombination protein RecR gives MPTFAEPLARLMEALKSLPGVGAKSAQRMAFHVLKARRSEVEALAAALLEVKDRLALCSTCFNIAESETCPICADPGRERSQICVVEEPGNVGVIERAGGFRGLYHVLHGSLSPLHGVGPEQLKVVELIARIRGGGVREVIIATNPTVDGETTATHLNSLIQPFGVEVSRIAMGLPVGSDIDYVDEVTVSRALSGRHKL, from the coding sequence ATGCCGACCTTCGCGGAGCCCCTCGCCCGGCTGATGGAGGCCCTGAAGTCGCTTCCGGGGGTCGGGGCGAAGAGCGCCCAGAGGATGGCCTTTCACGTCCTGAAGGCGCGCCGGAGCGAGGTCGAAGCGCTCGCCGCCGCCCTCCTCGAGGTGAAGGATCGCCTGGCGCTCTGCTCGACGTGCTTCAACATCGCCGAGAGCGAGACCTGCCCCATCTGCGCCGACCCCGGCCGCGAGCGCAGCCAGATCTGCGTGGTCGAGGAGCCGGGCAACGTCGGCGTGATCGAGCGGGCGGGCGGGTTCCGGGGGTTGTACCATGTCCTGCACGGATCGCTCTCCCCGCTGCACGGCGTGGGCCCGGAACAGCTGAAGGTCGTCGAGCTCATCGCCCGGATCCGGGGCGGGGGCGTCCGGGAGGTCATCATCGCGACCAACCCGACCGTGGACGGAGAGACCACGGCGACCCATCTCAACTCGCTGATCCAGCCTTTCGGCGTGGAGGTGAGCCGCATCGCCATGGGCCTTCCGGTGGGCTCGGACATCGACTACGTGGATGAGGTCACGGTCTCGAGGGCGCTCTCGGGGCGCCACAAGCTGTGA
- a CDS encoding YbaB/EbfC family nucleoid-associated protein: protein MVNINKLLKQAQKMQEDIAKQMEGLEVEGSAGGGAVKITMNGKKEILSVAIGKDAIDPDDLHLLEDLVKAAANDAVARVDDELSGTLGGAMPPGFPVA from the coding sequence ATGGTGAACATCAACAAGCTCCTCAAGCAGGCTCAGAAGATGCAGGAGGACATCGCGAAGCAGATGGAGGGCCTCGAGGTCGAGGGGTCGGCCGGCGGCGGCGCGGTGAAGATCACGATGAACGGGAAGAAGGAGATCCTCTCGGTCGCGATCGGCAAGGACGCGATCGATCCCGACGACCTCCACCTCCTCGAGGATCTCGTGAAGGCGGCGGCCAACGACGCCGTCGCCAGGGTGGACGACGAGCTCTCGGGGACGCTCGGCGGCGCGATGCCTCCCGGGTTCCCGGTCGCTTGA